Sequence from the Orcinus orca chromosome 11, mOrcOrc1.1, whole genome shotgun sequence genome:
gacaaatactgtctgatctCACTCATGTGGAATCCACGAAAGCTGAACTCACAGAAACTCACAGAGTAGActgatggttaccaggggctgaggtggGGAACCAGGGAGATGTTGGTCATAGGGTACCAATTTCTAGCAGTGACGTGAGTAAATTTGGGGGCTCTAATGTACAGCGTGGTGGctagagttaataatactgtaatatatacatgaaagttgcagagagagtagaccttaaatcttctcacaacaacaacaacaacaaaatagtaaTTACGTGGGTGAAGGATGTGGTAACTAACCTTATCGTGGTTAACTAAATTATTTTGTGATCTATACGTGCATCAGATCACACTGTACACctcaaacttacacaatgttatatgtcagttatatctcagtaaagccgAGAAAAAGGATTCCTCACGTTCTCTGTCTAAATAAaagctttactgaagtataactcACATACCAGctaattcacccatttaaggcATACAAGTCAGTGTGCTTTGAGTGTCTTTATAGAGTTGTACATCCATcaacacaatcaattttagagcattttcactACCACCCCCCCAAATGTCTTACCTTTCAGCTGTCACCCCTCAGTTCCCCCATCCCACCTAGTCATCCCCTAGGAGACGACTcgtccactttctgtctctatagatttgtctcttctggatattgtatatataaatagagtccatcatacaatatgtggccttttgtgtccggttcctttcacttagcagaacACATTCAAGGTGTGTCCGTGCTGTAGCTGTGCCAGTGCCTTCATTCCCTTCTAAGGCTGGATGACATTCTATCGTATGACTGTcccctattttgtttatttctcagtTGATAGTCGTGTGGGTTGTTCCTTATGTTCTTTTTAACACATTGAGGCCCAGCTCTCTATTTGAGATTGCCTTTCAATTTCCAAccacttttatcatttttatcacaGCCCCAAATGACTTCTTGGTTTGCTTGTGAACGTAATCCCTGCTCAGACATTATGTTCTGAATACCCATAATAAAATTAAaggttctgttaaaaaaaaaaaaaaatttccgaGACCTGGCAGAAGAAAGGATTCAGCCCATacagtttctcttttcttctgtgtaATTATTTAGGCTTTAATGATTCACTCAGTTTAGATGAGTGTTCAAACTGGCTGAGAATAAAATGAAGTTTTCCTCCAGGGAGAAGAATATTATGAGTGGGAAACAAAAATACCTTAGAATTTTAGCAGAGGAACACACCAGGCAAGCATGCTTTCTTTTTATGGGTCAGGTGGCACCAGTAACACCCTTATTTAACCCTTTCCTTTTGGGAGCTGATTTCTCCCAGGCGCATTGTCTACCCAGGCCTGGTGTGCAGAGATGATGCCAGTTAGGCCCAGGTGGAACTCTTAAGTTTACTAGATCTCTCTGAAGTTTCTCTAAGTGGTTTTCAGTTTTGCTAGTGTCGAGTGTGAAAATGAGGTCAGATGGAGTAAATGGGATTTGGTGGGTTAAATTGCAGGCCAGGATGCCATGCACTGGAACTGTTCAGCTTTGAATCTCACGTACTCAGGTTTGAACCTCCTGTGTGCTGGTACTGAGCAACGTTTCGCCAGGATTTGCGTTATTGGGTTTTCTGGTGCTGCCTGGGGACCTTGTGTGTCCCTCCCTTAGATGCCTGCCCTGAAGAATTCTTCCTTGAAAATCTCAGTGGTTTGGTAATTACGCCCATCCCTCCTGACTGCTGGATAAATTCACTTCTGGGATTTGAGGATGCATTTAAGGAGGACAAAGGCAAGTTAGCAGAGGTTGTAATGTAACAAGAGGGGAAGCAAAAGCATAATATATTTATACACCAAAATGATCACAAGATGAACAtcaaaatttaattcaatttcctctcatatatttgaaagttgctaagagggtagatcttaaaagttctcataacAAGGGAGAtaaaaaatttgtgtgtgtgtgtgttgatggaTGTGAACCAGACTTACTGTGGTGGTCATTGTGCAGTATACACAAATGtcaatcattatgctgtacacctgaaactaatgttatatgtcaattgtatctcaatttttaaaaatttgagatgAACTAATTTTAAAACGTCGTCTCTACTAAGGGGGCTCTTTGATTCTCTCCCTCCAACTTTGTGTGGAAATGGGAAAAACCTTAGGCTTTAGAATTAGTAGATCTTGTGGCCCTTGGGCACATCACTTCCCATCTCTGAGCTTACGTCATAAGGATGATACCTTCCAGCCTACAAGTGGGTTCATGTGAGATCAAATGGGATCACTTGTGCATAACACCCAggacagagtagatgctcaacagCAGCTACTTTTCAAGCTCTTCTcccccaaatgattttttttttttttaaccctcatTCATAcccaggtttttattttatttttttcggtacgcgggcctcccactgttgtggcctctcccgttgcggagcacaggctccagacacgcaggctcagcggccgtggctcacgggcccagctgctccgcggcatgtgggatcctcccggaccggggcacgaacccgtgtcccctgcatcggcaggcagactctcaaccactgctccaccagggaagcccccatacccAGGTTTTAAGAGGAACAGTTTGTAAGGAAGTCCTCTTCCCACAGGATGGTGCCGCTACCTCTCTGTGCTTGAGGGAGACCATCTTTGTCTGCCTTGAGTACCTCGGGCCCGGCAAACATTTGATAGACTTTGCTAATGTTCGGATTTAATAAATCTCAAGAACAGTACAGCCTTTAAAATGAAGTCTGTTCTCCCAATGGGGGGTGGAAACTTTTGCAATGATTATTGGTTTTCATTTACATCCTAATGTTTGAGGATGGGAGCCATAAACTGAAGAGCCAGAAGTAGATACCAGCAACTGAAAATACTGTATGAATGTCGTGAACATCCAAGTAGACGCTTTGTTTTTTCCTCCAGCAGCTTTCTTGGCagagaattaaaaaggaaaaaaatggctgCATGATTTAAGAAAACACTGTGGTGTTTTGGTGATAATAACTTACATTTCTATAATGCTTTCCAGCTTACAGAATGCTTTCCcattattatttcattgaattctcACAAGTCCCAGAGGTAGGTAAGACAATACTATATTATGGTAAAGGAAATGCTGCCTCTACCATTTACCTACCATGTGGCTCTGTGGGTTATTTAAACGCTCTAAGCTTATTTTCCTAAGGTCTAAAATGGGAGTTGAATCATCCCTTTCTTTTAGGATCGCTGTACAGATTATATGAGCTAATGCATAAACAATACCAGCGAcagagtaagtgcttaataactGGCAACTGTTACTATGTTCTTAGGTATAATAAtcctcacttcacagatgaggaaactaaaaatgACCACCCATTTGCCGAAGATCACACCATTTGTAATTAGCAGAACTGGAATGCAAATCAGATTCCTCTGCCCTCCGCTTTAGTCCTCTTTCCATTACACCTTAGCTGACATGTGCCATTCAGGACTGTTTCAGTGCTTCTGCCAGCAAGGTCCCCCACAAGAATGAGCCTCTTACCAGTTTCTCTGATGCGCTTATCTTTTCCACATCTGATTTTGTGTTCACAGAACATCATCAAGAAGGTGATCGGGCAGAAGTTTGTGTATAAATTCGTCTCTTTCCCGGAGATACTGAAAATGGACCCTCACGCGGTAGAGATCAGCCGGGAGAGCCTTTTGCTGCAGGACAGCGAGTGCAAGGCGCCCCCCGAGAGCCGCGAGGCCCACAGACACGGCCTGTCCGCCCTCAAGAGCGCCAGCCGCAACGAGTACATCCACTCGGGCCTGTACTCGTCCTTCACCATCAACTCCCTGCAGAACCCACCCGAGTCCCTCAAGGCCATCAAGACGGAGAAACTGGAGGAGCCTCCGGAAGACAGCCCTCCCGTGGAAGAAGTCAGGACTGTCATCAGGTTTGTGACCAACAAAACCGACAAGCACATCAGCAGGCCCGTGGTGTCCCTGCCCTCCACGTCGGAGGCCTTCCTGGCCTCGTCCGTCTCCGCCAAGATCTCCTCGTTAATGTTGCCAAACGCCGCCGCCAGCATCTCGTCTGCCTCACCCTCCTCCTCTCGGTCCCCGTCCCTGTCCCCGAACTCGCCCCTCCCCTCCGAACACAGAAGCCTCTTCCTGGAGGCCGCCTGCCATGACTCGGATTCCCTAGAGCCCTTGAACCTGTCATCGGGCTCCAAGACCAGGTCTCCATCTCTTCCCCCAAAGGCCAAAAAACCCAAAGGCTTGGAAATCTCCGCACCCCCGCTGGTGCTCTCCGGCACCGATATCGGCTCCATTGCCCTCAACAGCCCGGCTCTTCCCTCGGGATCCCTCACCCCAGCCTTCTTCACCGCCCAGGTAAGAGCCGTCTCCGTCATCCTGGCCGCCCCCAGACTCAGTGGCTTAGCGGAAGGGAGGAAAGAGCAACCGAAGCAACTTCCTTCTGCCCCCAAAGGATAATCCGAGGGTCCCTGTGGCAAAGTCACCGTGTCACTGTGCGGGGAAATTACTTTTCCATGCCCAGGTGGGAGCATACACAAGAGGAAAGGCTTAGGGTATTGGCTACAGTGGGATGCTTGATTGGTTTCTAGCTTTTAGGGGCCTAAAGCGATCGTAAGATGGAATACGCACACTGGCCGTCAAAGCAGATCCAAACAGTGATTCCTAGGGAAAGCTGAGCAGGCCGGTGACGTTTCAGAAGGCGCCTGGGCTTTATGAAAATGTTATGGGAGAATCCTCTCTGGGGGGCCCTTGGTAAGTAGCCGTTTGTTTTCTGTTAATAAGAAAATAGATGCTAACCAATACGGCCATTGCAGTCGTCAGTGGGGAGCTGGGTTGTCCTGTAGTCTCTAATAAGAAATGCAGGGGCCACAGCAAACGGTGAGAAAGAGAAGCTTCAGTGAAAAACAGTGCTAGTCTGAGAAAGCCCAGGTCCACAGGATAGGGGAGAGGAAAGCAAACTCGTGGAGCAGGAAAAGTCTTCGGTGCTACTAACTCCAACATGAAGGCGGCCTTTTCCTCTAAATACGGTATTCAGATGCTCACCCTTGTCCAGCTGGCAGCTGCAGGGCAAACACAGAGCAGGTACTGGTAAACCTACTTCTGCTTCCTCTGGAAAACTGGATGCGTTTCAGTGGCAGAGGTTAAGTGCATTGGCTTTGGGGTCACAGACCTGGATTCAGTCCCTGGCTGCACTGCTGGGTGGAAACGTGACTGCGGGTACTTGCTCTCTGAgccagtttccacatctgtgcaatggattgttgtgaggattaaaggggaTAATGGCCGTGGGAAGAGAGCTGGCTACAACCGGCAGGTTTTAGTATCATGTGACTTTGTGGCACCAGGGTGGGGTCATGCTTGAGGTGGGTAGGAGCTCTCTGTCCCCTGCCTCTGTCCCCATCGCTGTAGGTGTCCTTGCTGTCACCATCATTAGTAGCAGCATAATTGAGCTGCTcgtgtgtgccaggtactgttctaaacaCCGTCCATGCACCGTCTCAGTTATTTTTCATCACAGGCCCGTGAAGGAGATACTATTATTGTCCCATTTTCCCAACAGAGGTAAATGAGGCACGGAGGTAAAGtaactcatccaaggtcacacagctaataggcCACAGA
This genomic interval carries:
- the ELK3 gene encoding ETS domain-containing protein Elk-3, translating into MESAITLWQFLLQLLLDQKHEHLICWTSNDGEFKLLKAEEVAKLWGLRKNKTNMNYDKLSRALRYYYDKNIIKKVIGQKFVYKFVSFPEILKMDPHAVEISRESLLLQDSECKAPPESREAHRHGLSALKSASRNEYIHSGLYSSFTINSLQNPPESLKAIKTEKLEEPPEDSPPVEEVRTVIRFVTNKTDKHISRPVVSLPSTSEAFLASSVSAKISSLMLPNAAASISSASPSSSRSPSLSPNSPLPSEHRSLFLEAACHDSDSLEPLNLSSGSKTRSPSLPPKAKKPKGLEISAPPLVLSGTDIGSIALNSPALPSGSLTPAFFTAQTPNGLLLTPSPLLSSIHFWSSLSPVAPLSPARLQGPNTLFQFPTLLNGHMPVPIPSLDRAASPVLLSSNSQKS